The following proteins come from a genomic window of Daphnia carinata strain CSIRO-1 chromosome 6, CSIRO_AGI_Dcar_HiC_V3, whole genome shotgun sequence:
- the LOC132088039 gene encoding uncharacterized protein LOC132088039 yields MAISEEENVESSAAMHRENIDLFSENVLGNGDSLNYRNLLSEAVKMENQGKFLEFAWGMEMQVEEVSLQPLRVVEVDLNMQVPISLQNIILLKEISKKAYGEEENRLPIGATLGQGWEIGASKIYGSDHEDLELSSVITSHLQLPSEMNIVAKFKKLVLYAGRQCFINNLASCWGDGKFGTLLLQLPVEGGHEGGHLNIEYQGRKKKFESHTNSDKTFYLSSFYDCCEHFIEPVLQGHKLILVFDLIWTNAKIEIPRNFPVFLTALKQMKKAIKSWRHHHLLNSKKKDETQPVMHSDCPPFSGADLSPTIAAEAIYLKNYSLNSEADFLYSEEVLKQNIMFLVLNEKYDEKFFSFELLRRRDRIFAEALLQCSSLDVHLALAKRKIQHVRREDSVGVEQFETVTNPEKFKVLEVSHCIDSNNVTRNLSIELNWDEQYVGTIQPDQEKLANNEDSGQAETDQTSSYYGMLIFWPKLLSVQIYCRFGLHSLILQMCKSLSSLHDWKEDNLRSAKSDLRQLISFCGTEPEKAWIKSGMPKGELTLRLLRFCTALRAREEGLDLLRILGSNFNEEPNSGVAYNECNFEGIQNEAVAYAIAKFECQVAGWNVIADLVKKLVTFDRIAKQLIPICKLPKYFLDVNCIEGARVIENCISSSFDKTQVSKAKLCDVQAYVDMKVALETNRSTADRERTASFILFFSKLKPSLQCRLILDFAAQKNHFLGSLHSWQFVFQDFCEILSFSCKIQPPPAKTLASDFMKAIEAWLLELSQEIELRPELQELFEPHVELECELKKDSITSHTMDPQAISASVTVTEEPEKLATSVNKMVINLA; encoded by the exons ATGGCTATTTCTGAGGAGGAAAATGTAGAGTCATCTGCAGCAATGCATAGAGAAAACATTGATCTGTTTAGTGAAAATGTACTTGGAAATGGTGACAGCCTTAACTACAGGAACCTTCTATCTGAAGCTGTAAAAATGGAGAATCAAGGAAAGTTTCTTGAATTTGCATGGGGTATGGAAATGCAAGTTGAAGAAGTATCTCTACAGCCATTGAGAGTAGTGGAAGTTGATCTTAACATGCAAGTACCAATATCACTACAG AATATCATACTGCTTAAAGAAATTTCCAAGAAAGCATATGGTGAGGAAGAAAACAGATTGCCAATTGGGGCCACCTTAGGTCAGGGATGGGAAATTGGAGCTTCAAAAATCTATGGCTCCGATCATGAGGATCTTGAATTATCATCTGTGATCACCAGTCATCTTCAGCTTCCCAGTGAAATGAATATAGTAGCAAAGTTCAAGAAATTAGTGTTGTATGCAGGACGTCAGTGCTTCATTAATAATCTGGCTTCCTGTTGGGGTGATGGTAAATTTGGTACTCTACTCCTTCAATTACCTGTGGAAGGAGGACATGAAGGTGGACATTTAAATATTGAATAtcaaggaagaaagaaaaagtttgaaaGCCATACGAATAGCGATAAAACTTTTTATCTGTCTTCATTTTACGATTGCTGTGAACATTTTATCGAACCCGTTTTACAAGGACACAAATTGATCCTTGTTTTTGATCTCATTTGGACAAATGCCAAAATAGAGATCCCGCGTAactttcctgtttttcttacAGCGctcaaacaaatgaagaaagcGATCAAATCATGGCGTCACCATCATCTGttaaattcaaagaaaaaggatgaaacGCAGCCTGTCATGCATTCAGATTGCCCGCCATTTTCTGGAGCAGATTTATCTCCCACTATTGCAGCCGAAGCCATTTACCTAAAAAATTACAGTTTGAACAGCGAAGCGGATTTCCTCTATTCTGAGGAagtattgaaacaaaatatcATGTTCCTGgttttaaacgaaaaatatgacgagaaattcttttcatttgaactATTGCGGAGACGTGATCGGATATTCGCGGAAGCATTGTTGCAGTGCAGTTCCTTAGATGTGCATCTCGCCTTAGCAAAGCGAAAAATCCAACATGTAAGAAGAGAAGACTCCgttggtgttgaacaattTGAAACAGTTACAAACCCTGAAAAGTTCAAAGTACTTGAAGTCTCACATTGCATTGATTCTAATAATGTGACAAGAAACTTGAGCATCGAATTGAATTGGGACGAACAATATGTTGGAACCATTCAGCCAGACCAAGAGAAGTTGGCCAACAACGAAGATAGTGGACAAGCCGAAACTGATCAAACAAGTTCATATTACGGCATGTTGATTTTCTGGCCCAAACTTCTTTCTGTTCAGATATATTGTCGTTTTGGTCTCCATTCACTTATCCTGCAAATGTGTAAATCTCTGTCATCTTTACACGACTGGAAAGAAGACAACTTACGCAGTGCTAAAAGTGATTTGCGACagttaatttcattttgtggTACTGAACCTGAGAAAGCTTGGATTAAATCGGGGATGCCGAAAGGGGAATTGACACTACGATTGCTCCGATTTTGTACTGCATTGCGAGCCCGTGAAGAGGGTCTTGACTTGTTGAGGATTCTCGGTTCAAATTTCAACGAGGAGCCTAATAGTGGAGTCGCGTACAACGAGTGTAACTTCGAAGGAATTCAAAACGAAGCAGTGGCTTATGCCATAGCGAAATTTGAGTGTCAAGTAGCCG gttgGAATGTAATCGCTGATCTAGTTAAGAAATTGGTTACTTTCGATCGCATCGCCAAGCAGTTGATTCCAATTTGCAAATTGCCAAAGTACTTCTTGGATGTCAATTGCATTGAAGGAGCTAGAGTAATAGAAAActgcatttcttcttctttcgacaAAACTCAAGTTTCGAAAGCAAAACTGTGTGATGTGCAAGCTTATGTTGACATGAAAGTGGCGTTGGAGACAAATCGTAGCACTGCCGACCGGGAGAGAACGGCATCAtttattctcttcttttctaaGCTCAAACCTTCTCTGCAATGTCGTTTAATATTGGATTTTGCAGCCCAGAAGAATCATTTTCTAGGAAGCCTACATTCATGGCAATTTGTATTTCAAGATTTCTGCGAAATTCTATCGTTTTCGTGTAAGATTCAACCGCCACCTGCCAAGACGCTTGCTTCCGATTTCATGAAAGCAATTGAAGCCTGGCTATTGGAGCTGTCCCAAGAAATAGAACTGCGTCCTGAGTTACAAGAGCTCTTTGAACCACACGTTGAGCTCGAATGTGAACTaaaaaaagattcaattaCATCCCATACAATGGATCCACAGGCAATTTCA gCCAGTGTAACCGTTACAGAAGAACCTGAAAAATTGGCTACTAGTGTTAACAAAATGGTGATCAATCTAGCATAG
- the LOC130689938 gene encoding uncharacterized protein LOC130689938, which produces MWDASNTSNSQGDILKASSELDAPTDDWSSATKESNSACNLTLSPAGDDWNAVSDAWASTNESQYASSKKTVPIDDDWGAESCNTDSFKADSTEKKIAPRPSETQFVDEWGACADAYASSSKTKTHTIKAATNSGSQYGWDQPDNVSTTSSRSIASDDWNSWSSCSNAVTEKTTYTPKSDPSDTWSTSEDPWVTTNGWSTSRITQFNAWGTSENTGNSWTSSGYTARPGGRGGGSRGPPRPCVQCNEEGHTSYNCPTRGRGRSNGGTRGQRTCYKCNQEGHMSYECPTSSTRGRGAGRGTRVCYKCNEEGHMSYDCPTGSTGQRGGGRGSAKPYYQSSCEVANSSNNQPVMDDWGTLTSVPNSWSSSGNASRRSNEKSDVWATPNSSSNPWATGANSGTGGARSTSSYNAAVRSTETVVDDWDIPSSSTNATLALPPATSTRRNGTSVCTEPDDWGSAADAWSSGTTCKPVTPSTRSNAVATTGGDDWDTEADVWSSRHSSASSVRAAVAASEVNDWSGTQRTAIKSGNSSVPRLVSSISCPFVWNGTIRHRSMLFRINMENLDTDSSSDLANLAIPTALRVVGTIDPEKVWNYLRQVRTTRYEKIIVFQFTQAVNAEISYANCYEYFLEGVRKRNCYGVVGSVPDSKLPCTIKDFYITPLPKEDHLPKELETIASARCLRENRFSDLLLAIVVIQSKRPMDQICYGASARPSKVAKVENSKIPVDDGQTESVAIEKIDAVPESQSAPAQAPSRLTAIRQKLQQDIQSVDPVKARIHTHSLQHSAAKIPSSKTQLLGKPLPAVQTTIPLATGESNDATLEAEKEAIQSQVPIIEENIQIPVPPVDGELLMKQAIMEELNRQIDASKQVKLTEVSSTLPSETQNLTPDEPIAAELALSAATVIPDGPLTRFRSKGRTVAEKVPTIKQAKVTVSSNSDPSKENVDLRTKIDMLKEQRRARISRKEIDIPKEAKKRPCLIEGCKNDAQSDSVYCSDECIVSHVQDSLNAMSKQKMNEAQLQEPSDPSISPTTPNASSDESMWKDSIDYTLLKAQPTPALASKLLAMTEMRKSLTSENKSTTLAADVSVPVMERKTGKILCGMSAPTVGSLEQWLKSNPTYEIIKPESLRIKPWLPTVSTVSSTQISRSTTPPANTRSSKTDVDTRRNSKKPSDSTSSSKAARVSRKRSVETAKEEETSAKIAKPDSESTRVITRSSLKEALWNRCKDINDLEIDEADVEEIANEVEESLYSLFKQDVSIKYKSKYRSLIYNIKDPKNSGLFLEIVTKQITPVQLVKMSTEELASKDLAEWREQEVKRQLTLIEKNEQERLSQVNKYLIKTHKGEEFIKEINEDYDELDDDTSKTVGFSDTPPEDSSLKHILPRFKSVLDSSQAFEEKDAKRKTSSHSSMKDDGLKGTKSSVRSSRHSESKSRGYDYRHSSRQSENKDCERHDRYSSSRSKSRSKYRHHSRKSNRYKEQAKSPESKAISPSTELEADGFRGFNEGEELNNYNQLLSLHEEVAITTADSDTLWLEKKLMKQLIVLEELNHRSDASEPEVIDGHVTFEGSLKKGDSVTSEGAIPSTPTTQPSMSPERCCNISVEGMYQNIDKEKVTAEVNQIDTDSAQYDDLKENSGLAVTSLACTSSSLDNSVANVSYSPGELLIVEDDDSFLDLDEQFLKQQAVVEELNSNLTSFIVANNIDIQSHDENLDSTFSEQMPFTPPGMLPSDLKDEACKFVEPTGSAQVNCNETVSDICIVNTAADQFKKTTPSSSIDLDNTNSEEGTIIVEKQKKI; this is translated from the exons ATGTGGGATGCTTCTAATACATCAAATTCTCAAg GAGATATATTAAAAGCGTCGTCTGAATTGGACGCACCTACTGACGATTGGTCGTCTGCTACAAAGGAATCAAATTCTGCGTGCAATTTGACGCTATCACCGGCCGGTGATGATTGGAATGCTGTATCGGATGCTTGGGCATCAACAAATGAAAGCCAATATGCGTCATCAAAGAAAACAGTTCCAATCGACGATGACTGGGGGGCCGAATCATGCAATACTGACTCTTTCAAAGCTGATtctacagaaaagaaaatagcccCACGTCCAAGTGAAACACAATTCGTTGATGAATGGGGAGCATGTGCTGATGCTTATGCGTCCagtagcaaaacaaaaacacacaccaTTAAAGCAGCAACCAATAGCGGTAGTCAGTATGGTTGGGACCAACCTGACAATGTATCTACTACTAGTTCCAGATCCATCGCGTCAGATGACTGGAACTCCTGGTCGTCGTGTTCGAATGCAGTCACTGAAAAAACAACGTACACTCCGAAATCTGACCCAAGTGACACCTGGTCGACCTCAGAGGACCCTTGGGTAACAACCAATGGATGGTCCACTTCTAGAATAACTCAGTTCAATGCTTGGGGAACCTCAGAAAATACTGGCAATTCCTGGACCTCTAGCGGCTATACTGCTCGGCCTGGCGGAAGAGGCGGTGGTAGTAGAGGGCCGCCACGACCTTGTGTTCAG TGTAACGAGGAAGGACACACGTCTTATAATTGCCCCACCAGAGGAAGAGGTAGAAGTAATGGCGGTACAAGAGGCCAGCGAACTTGTTATAAA TGTAATCAAGAAGGCCATATGTCCTACGAGTGCCCAACCAGTTCGACGCGAGGAAGAGGTGCTGGTAGAGGCACACGCGTTTGTTATAAA TGTAACGAAGAAGGACACATGTCTTATGATTGTCCTACTGGTTCGACAGGACAAAGGGGTGGTGGACGAGGATCTGCAAAACCTTATTACCAATCTAGTTGTGAGGTAGCGAATTCTAGTAATAACCAACCGGTGATGGATGATTGGGGCACGCTAACGAGCGTACCCAATTCATGGTCTTCTAGTGGCAACGCATCTAGACGTTCCAATGAAAAAAGTGATGTTTGGGCAACTCCAAACAGTTCTAGTAACCCATGGGCAACCGGTGCCAATAGTGGTACAGGTGGCGCTAGAAGCACTTCAAGCTACAATGCAGCGGTCCGTAGCACAGAAACGGTGGTGGATGATTGGGATATACCAAGTAGTTCGACTAATGCCACTCTGGCCTTGCCACCTGCAACTTCAACGCGTCGTAATGGAACGTCGGTTTGCACGGAACCTGATGATTGGGGATCAGCAGCAGATGCGTGGTCTTCGGGTACGACTTGCAAACCCGTAACTCCGTCCACCAGATCAAATGCGGTCGCCACAACAGGTGGGGATGATTGGGACACAGAAGCTGATGTTTGGTCAAGTAGACATAGTTCTGCCTCAAGCGTAAGAGCCGCAGTGGCAGCCAGTGAAGTGAACGACTGGAGTGGCACTCAGAGAACAGCAATCAAAAGTGGCAATTCATCTGTTCCACGATTAGTTTCATCGATATCGTGTCCCTTTGTCTGGAACGGCACAATAAGGCATCGTTCTATGTTGTTCAGAATCAACATGGAAAACTTAGAC ACGGATTCCTCGTCGGATCTCGCTAATTTAGCGATACCCACAGCATTGAGAGTCGTCGGTACTATCGATCCTGAAAAAGTGTGGAATTACTTGAGGCAAGTAAGGACCACGAGATACGAAAAAATCATTGTATTCCAATTCACGCAAGCAGTGAATGCGGAAATTTCTTACGCGAATTGCTACGAATACTTTCTTGAAGGCGTTCGCAAAAGAAACTGTTATGGTGTTGTTGGGTCTGTACCGGATTCCAAACTTCCATGCACCATCAAGGATTTCTATATCACTCCGTTACCCAAAGAAGATCATCTGCCAAAGGAGCTGGAAACTATCGCTTCAGCAAGat GTTTGAGAGAAAATCGGTTTTCTGATTTATTACTGGCGATTGTTGTAATTCAAAGTAAGCGCCCGATGGACCAGATCTGTTATGGTGCATCTGCCAGGCCTTCCAAAGTTGCCAAAGTGGAAAATAGTAAAATTCCAGTTGACGACGGCCAGACAGAATCAGTTGCAATTGAGAAGATCGATGCTGTGCCTGAAAGCCAATCTGCTCCAGCTCAAGCACCTAGTCGATTAACCGCCATTCGTCAAAAGCTACAGCAAGATATTCAGAGTGTTGACCCTGTCAAAGCCAGAATTCATACGCACTCTCTTCAGCATTCTGCTGCCAAGATACCCTCATCAAAGACACAGCTTCTAGGTAAACCTCTTCCAGCTGTTCAAACTACAATTCCGTTGGCGACAGGTGAATCCAACGATGCTACATTGGAGGCCGAAAAGGAAGCAATTCAAAGCCAAGTTCCGATCATTGaagaaaatatccagattccag TACCCCCTGTAGATGGGGAGTTGCTAATGAAGCAAGCTATAATGGAAGAGTTGAATCGTCAAATTGATGCTTCAAAGCAGGTCAAGTTAACAGAAGTGTCTTCAACTTTGCCATcagaaacacaaaatttgACTCCTGACGAACCTATTGCCGCAGAACTTGCTTTGTCAGCCGCTACTGTTATACCCGATGGACCGTTAACGCGTTTCAGATCGAAGGGACGGACTGTTGCAGAGAAAGTTCCGACAATCAAGCAAGCAAAGGTTACTGTTTCTTCGAATTCGGATCCTTCTAAAGAAAACGTAGACCTGAGAACGAAGATAGATATGCTAAAGGAACAACGAAGAGCACGCATTTCGCGAAAGGAAATTGACATACCTAAGGAAGCCAAGAAACGTCCTTGTTTAATCGAAGGCTGTAAGAATGATGCACAATCAGACAGTGTCTATTGTAGTGATGAATGTATCGTTAGCCACGTGCAAGATTCGCTTAACGCAATGAGCAAGCAGAAGATGAATGAGGCGCAGTTACAGGAACCGTCTGATCCTAGTATTTCTCCAACGACACCGAACGCGTCTTCGGATGAATCCATGTGGAAAGATTCAATCGACTACACCCTTTTAAAGGCCCAACCAACACCTGCACTGGCCTCTAAATTGCTTGCCATGACGGAAATGAGGAAATCTTTGACGTCAGAAAATAAGTCAACCACTTTGGCTGCAGATGTGTCCGTCCCTGTCATGGAAAGAAAGACTGGAAAAATACTATGTGGCATGTCAGCACCGACAGTAGGAAGTTTGGAACAGTGGTTGAAGAGCAATCCTACTTATGAAATTATCAAACCTGAATCACTTCGAATTAAACCATGGTTACCGACTGTTTCTACGGTTTCGTCGACGCAAATTTCTCGGTCTACGACACCACCAGCTAACACACGTTCATCAAAGACTGATGTCGATACTCGTCGCAACTCAAAGAAACCGAGCGATTCCACGTCTTCATCTAAAGCGGCGAGGGTGTCACGCAAAAGGTCTGTGGAAACAGCCAAGGAAGAAGAGACATCAGCAAAAATAGCGAAGCCTGACTCTGAGTCAACCAGGGTTATTACGAGGAGTTCCCTCAAGGAAGCTCTGTGGAACCGATGCAAAGATATTAATGATTTGGAAATAGACGAAGCAGACGTTGAAGAAATTGCGAACGAGGTGGAAGAATCTCTATATTCGCTGTTCAAGCAAGATGTTAGCATAAAATACAAAAGCAAATATCGGAGTTTGATTTATAACATCAAAGATCCTAAAAATTCTGGATTGTTCCTCGAGATCGTTACAAAGCAGATAACACCAG TTCAGTTGGTGAAGATGTCAACAGAGGAATTGGCATCTAAAGATTTAGCCGAATGGCGGGAACAAGAAGTCAAACGCCAGCTAACTTTGatcgaaaaaaatgaacaggaaCGCTTGTCTCAAGTCAACAAATACCTGATAAAAACCCACAAAGGAGAAGAGTTTATCAAAGAAATCAATGAAGACTATGATGAATTAGACGACGACACATCGAAAACGGTTGGTTTTTCTGATACACCCCCTGAAGACTCAAGTTTGAAGCATATATTGCCGAGATTTAAAAGTGTTCTGGATTCCAGTCAAGCATTCGAAGAGAAAGACGCAAAGAGGAAGACCAGTTCACATTCAAGCATGAAGGACGATGGATTAAAGGGAACCAAAAGTTCAGTGAGGTCCTCTCGTCATTCCGAATCTAAGTCGAGAGGGTACGACTATCGCCATAGCAGCCGTCAATCAGAGAATAAAGATTGTGAAAGACATGACAGATATAGTTCTAGTAGATCGAAATCAAGGAGTAAATATCGACACCACAGCCGAAAATCGAATAGGTATAAGGAACAAGCAAAATCTCCTGAATCCAAAGCAATCAGCCCATCTACCGAACTTGAGGCCGATGGTTTCAGAGGCTTCAATGAAGGGGAAGAACTTAATAATTACAATCAGCTGCTCAGCCTTCACGAGGAAGTTGCTATTACAA CAGCCGACAGCGATACGTTATGGTTAGAAAAGAAGTTGATGAAACAACTTATCGTGTTGGAAGAACTTAATCACCGTTCAGATGCTTCAGAACCAGAGGTTATCGATGGACATGTAACCTTCGAAGGGTCCCTCAAAAAGGGGGATTCAGTTACATCTGAAGGCGCCATACCATCGACGCCTACAACACAGCCTTCGATGAGTCCGGAACGATGTTGTAATATTTCCGTGGAAGGCATGTATCAAAATATTGATAAAGAAAAGGTGACTGCAGAGGTCAACCAAATAGATACTGATTCAGCGCAATATGatgatttgaaagaaaacagcgGTTTGGCTGTTACGTCTTTGGCATGCACAAGCAGTTCTTTAGATAACAGCGTAGCAAATGTGTCGTACAGTCCCGGCGAGCTACTAATCGTAGAAGACGATGATTCTTTTTTAG ATCTTGACGAGCAGTTTTTAAAACAGCAAGCGGTAGTTGAAGAGCTGAATTCTAACTTAACGTCCTTTATTGTGGCGAATAATATCGATATTCAATCTCATGATGAAAATTTGGATTCTACATTTAGTGAACAGATGCCATTTACACCTCCTGGAATGCTACCGTCTGATTTGAAAGATGAAGCGTGTAAATTTGTTGAGCCTACCGGATCAGCACAGGTGAACTGCAATGAAACTGTCAGCGATATCTGTATCGTAAATACAGCAGCCGATCAGTTCAAAAAGACAACACCTTCTTCATCCATTGATCTGGATAACACCAACTCAGag GAAGGAACCATTATagttgagaaacaaaaaaaaatttaa
- the LOC130689988 gene encoding glycerol kinase-like, with amino-acid sequence MVGKYGPLIGAIDQGTSSSRFLVFSAQRAELITYHQVEVKQLTPAEGWVESDPLELLQTVIECVSKTVENLKSLEIDPGDIKAVGVCNQRETTIVWDKQTGKPLYNAIIWLDARTKSTVEMLLAKVQGGNKDFLKKHCGLPISTYFSALKLKWLIDNVPEVRDAIAENRCLFGTVDTWLIWNLTGGIKGGLHLTDVTNASRTMLMNLETLNWDPYLLKFFDIPASILPQIRSSSEIYGFLTATPLGGTPISGCLGDQQSALIGQLCLEPGQAKMTYGTGGFLLYNTGIQPVQSEHGLITTVAYQMGKNKQPYYAMEGSIAVAGLALSWLKNNLNLISDFQECEVLASSVANTGGVYFVPAFSGLYAPYWRMDARGVVCGLTQFTTRAHLARATLESVCYQTRDIVEVMTRDAGAHITSLRVDGGMTQNNVLLQLQADILGIPIVRPTMTETTALGAAMAAGNAEGIDVWSLESLDQNTITSDVFTPAVTESDRDSRYARWKDAVKRTLGWETIIDDGSADPERRKRLLGSVSGTLFLFSSFVILVAARKYRSTLR; translated from the exons ATGGTTGGAAAATATGGTCCCCTTATTGGAGCAATTGATCAAGGGACTAGTAGCAGTCGATTTTTG gTTTTCTCAGCCCAAAGAGCAGAGCTCATCACTTACCACCAAGTAGAAGTTAAACAGTTGACACCCGCGGAAGGATGGGTAGAATCCGACCCATTGGAACTTTTGCAGACTGTGATCGAGTGCGTTAGCAAGACGGTCGAGAATTTGAAAAGCTTGGAAATCGATCCTGGAGACATCAAGGCAGTTGGCGTTTGCAACCAACGGGAAACAACTATAGTATGGGACAAACAGACAGGGAAACCGCTTTATAATGCCATCA tttGGCTGGACGCCCGCACAAAGAGTACGGTAGAAATGTTACTTGCCAAAGTACAGGGCGGAAATAAGGATTTCTTGAAGAAACATTGTGGCCTTCCCATTAGTACTTATTTTAGTGCGCTTAAACTCAAATGGCTAATAGATAACGTCCCTGAAGTGCGAGACGCGATTGCCGAAAATCGCTGCTTGTTTGGAACTGTTGACACGTGGCTGATTTGG AATTTGACTGGCGGAATCAAAGGTGGTTTACATCTAACTGACGTGACTAATGCATCCCGTACCATGCTGATGAATCTCGAAACTCTGAACTGGGATCCATATTTGCTTAA GTTCTTCGACATACCAGCATCCATTCTGCCGCAGATCCGGAGCTCGTCCGAAATTTATGGCTTCCTGACGGCGACGCCATTAGGTGGGACCCCAATTTCAGGC TGTCTGGGAGACCAACAATCTGCTTTGATTGGTCAACTCTGCCTTGAGCCCGGACAGGCTAAGATGACTTACGGTACCGGTGGGTTCTTGTTGTACAACACTGGCATTCAG CCGGTCCAGTCGGAACACGGATTGATTACAACGGTTGCCTACCAAATGGGAAAAAACAAGCAGCCGTACTACGCGATGGAAGGATCCATTGCCGTTGCCGGTCTCGCTCTAAGCTGGTTGAAAAACAATCTGAATTTGATCTCCGATTTCCAGGAATGTGAGGTGCTTGCTTCCTCCGTAGCAAACACTGGAGGCGTTTATTTCGTCCCAGCTTTCTCGGGGCTGTACGCCCCGTACTGGAGGATGGATGCTAGAGG AGTCGTTTGCGGACTGACCCAGTTTACCACCAGGGCTCATTTAGCTCGGGCCACACTCGAGTCGGTGTGCTATCAAACACGAGATATCGTAGAAGTGATGACGCGTGATGCCGGTGCTCATATCACGTCGCTGCGTGTCGACGGTGGAATGACACAAAATAATGTTTTACTGCAGCTCCAGGCTGACATTCTTGGCATTCCCATTG TAAGGCCAACAATGACGGAAACGACGGCCCTGGGCGCTGCCATGGCAGCTGGTAATGCCGAAGGCATAGATGTTTGGAGTTTGGAATCCCTGGATCAGAATACCATCACCAGTGACGTATTTACGCCAGCCGTCACGGAATCAG ACCGAGATTCGCGTTACGCTCGTTGGAAAGACGCTGTCAAGCGTACTCTGGGCTGGGAAACGATCATTGACGATGGCAGCGCTGACCCAG AGCGTCGCAAGCGGTTGTTGGGATCCGTCAGTGGCACCTTGTTCCTCTTCTCTTCGTTTGTTATCCTGGTCGCGGCCAGGAAGTATCGAAGCACCCTCAGGTAG
- the LOC130689969 gene encoding brachyurin-like, with amino-acid sequence MKVLAIVLLIAFLIAQVAARDLSKYKPRGVLFPRAPSKNKKPIVPVKHKATINTRGFCGRENTTSSRIVGGTEASPNSLPWQVAFFVDDRFFCGGSLISNEWILTAAHCVEDAGFFDILLGAHNVRLNATEEPHRIEVRSNFSIVHPEWSSVRFKNDVALIKLPQPIKFTPEIQPVCMAPPSEPDHVDDILHVSGWGRSSDLAAGISPVLREVDAPCISNEQCALTYGATITEGIICLSAADGKGSCNGDSGGPLSFINEGVHNQVGIVSFGPAAGCEIGLPAAFSRVSFYAKWISSITGLVI; translated from the exons ATGAAAGTCTTAGCTATCGTGTTACTCATTGCCTTTTTGATTGCTCAG GTGGCAGCTCGGGATTTATCTAAATACAAACCTAGAGGTGTTTTGTTTCCTCGTGCACCgtcgaaaaacaagaaacccaTCGTTCCAGTTAAACACAAGGCTACCATAAACACACGAG GTTTCTGTGGTAGAGAGAACACCACTAGCAGCCGCATCGTTGGCGGAACTGAAGCCAGCCCCAATTCCCTGCCATG GCAAGTGGCTTTCTTCGTTGATGACAGGTTTTTCTGTGGTGGTTCTCTGATTTCTAACGAATGGATTCTCACCGCCGCTC ACTGCGTCGAAGATGCTGGCTTCTTTGACATTTTGTTGGGTGCTCACAATGTTCGATTGAATGCCACAGAGGAGCCTCATCGAATTGAAGTCAGGTCTAATTTCTCCATTGTCCACCCTGAATGGTCATCTGTTCGTTTCAAGAATGATGTAGCTCTCATCAAGCTTCCACAGCCGATCAAATTCACAC CTGAAATCCAGCCAGTTTGTATGGCACCACCTTCGGAACCCGATCACGTTGATGATATACTTCACGTTAGCGGATGGGGGAGATCTTCCGACT TGGCTGCCGGAATCTCACCTGTCCTTCGCGAAGTTGACGCTCCATGCATTTCCAACGAGCAGTGTGCCCTGACGTACGGTGCCACGATTACGGAGGGCATCATTTGCCTGTCTGCCGCTGATGGCAAAGGATCTTGCAAC GGTGATTCGGGTGGCCCTTTGAGCTTCATCAACGAGGGCGTCCACAATCAGGTCGGCATCGTCAGCTTTGGTCCCGCGGCCGGATGCGAAATTGGTCTGCCCGCCGCATTCTCTCGCGTTTCTTTTTACGCCAAATGGATCTCGTCCATAACGGGCTTGGTCATATAA